One segment of Pontibacter akesuensis DNA contains the following:
- a CDS encoding acyltransferase has product MKRIVNLLKKIPRGIYLKSEMIIHWWLFKISKNWVILDRISLGLRPAIWKLIGCHIGKNVAIGYDVYFDVHNASLIYIEDSVWVASRCLILCHKRDLTNYHKYDDYNSLGYNKLPVTLKKGCVVGMGSIVMPGVTIGEGAIIGAGSLVVNDIPAWTIAVGNPAKVVKVLEERKS; this is encoded by the coding sequence ATGAAGCGAATTGTTAATCTCCTTAAAAAAATACCTAGAGGCATCTACTTGAAATCAGAAATGATAATTCATTGGTGGCTGTTTAAGATTTCAAAAAATTGGGTTATACTGGACCGCATCAGCTTGGGGCTAAGGCCTGCAATTTGGAAACTAATTGGATGCCACATAGGAAAAAACGTAGCCATTGGCTATGATGTATATTTTGACGTACACAATGCTTCTTTAATCTACATCGAAGATAGTGTCTGGGTAGCCAGTAGATGCCTTATTCTTTGTCACAAACGGGATCTGACAAATTACCATAAGTACGATGATTACAACAGTCTTGGTTATAATAAACTCCCGGTAACCCTCAAAAAGGGTTGTGTAGTTGGAATGGGATCTATTGTTATGCCTGGAGTAACGATTGGTGAAGGTGCTATTATAGGCGCAGGCTCACTTGTTGTGAATGACATTCCTGCTTGGACTATAGCTGTAGGTAATCCTGCAAAAGTTGTGAAGGTGCTAGAAGAACGAAAAAGCTAA
- the asnB gene encoding asparagine synthase (glutamine-hydrolyzing), producing MCGIFGKVGALRERDMQVAVEMLCHRGPDGQVHKTYAPHVHLFHARLSIVDIEGGSQPMDDADFAIIFNGEIYNHQELREKFNLTGKTRSDTETVLLLYRQLGLDMLQHMDGMFAIALYDKQQGKVWLMRDRAGKKPLYFSVASDGIYFGSEQNLLQKILRPAVHLPAIAEYLQTGMVYGAETAYKGIHELKPGHLTQIDVQQLTISEQQQWWSIEPFYEQTLNISEQEALELVDQKLKVAVKRRVESSDLEVGCFLSGGIDSGIMAAMATQIKPDLRTFTVKFAGEYDESAVARQVANHLGTNHQELEVSYDQLTADFEKIVSAYGEPFMDDSQIPSFYVAKEAKKHVTVIINGDGGDELFGGYRRYVPFAHPIFRNGLVKGASKAMAPLLPAPASKMNLYNYLYRLVKLSSLNSYEQYLSASTDMLFDYKSAFNLQPAEMFEQQVESNFKRNISGLNKIMLTDFQSILPYILLKKIDISSMQSSLEGRSPFLSKEIMEFAPSLPDNLKVRGGTTKYLLRRLATRYLPNGNEKLPKKGFEVPIINMIENDLQPILRDYLSSSDCIYKEVLDPILVMKLLEDKVTMSRDKRAKILFSLLTLEIWNKNQKK from the coding sequence ATGTGCGGAATTTTTGGGAAAGTAGGCGCTTTAAGAGAGCGAGACATGCAGGTAGCAGTTGAAATGCTGTGCCACCGGGGCCCGGATGGTCAGGTTCACAAAACCTATGCACCACATGTGCACCTTTTTCATGCAAGGTTAAGCATAGTAGATATAGAAGGCGGATCACAGCCAATGGATGATGCGGATTTCGCTATTATTTTCAACGGTGAAATCTACAATCACCAAGAACTGCGGGAGAAGTTTAACCTCACAGGCAAAACGCGTTCTGATACCGAAACAGTACTGCTCCTGTACAGGCAGCTTGGGCTTGACATGTTACAACACATGGATGGCATGTTTGCCATTGCCTTGTATGATAAGCAACAAGGGAAAGTATGGCTCATGAGGGATAGGGCAGGTAAAAAACCGCTATACTTTTCTGTGGCATCAGATGGAATCTATTTTGGCAGCGAACAGAACCTGCTGCAAAAAATATTGAGGCCGGCAGTTCACCTTCCAGCTATCGCAGAATACCTGCAAACAGGGATGGTGTATGGCGCGGAAACAGCTTATAAGGGGATACATGAATTAAAGCCCGGCCACCTCACGCAAATTGATGTGCAGCAACTCACCATCTCAGAGCAGCAACAGTGGTGGTCAATTGAGCCATTCTATGAACAGACGCTTAATATTTCAGAGCAGGAGGCGTTAGAGTTGGTAGACCAGAAGCTAAAGGTGGCAGTGAAAAGACGGGTGGAGAGTAGTGATTTGGAAGTAGGCTGCTTTCTTAGTGGTGGTATCGATAGTGGCATTATGGCTGCTATGGCTACGCAAATAAAACCTGATTTAAGAACGTTTACCGTAAAATTTGCAGGAGAGTATGATGAATCAGCCGTTGCTCGACAGGTAGCAAATCATCTTGGAACGAATCATCAGGAACTGGAGGTGTCTTATGATCAGCTGACAGCTGATTTTGAGAAGATTGTGAGCGCCTATGGCGAGCCTTTTATGGATGACTCGCAGATACCATCTTTTTACGTGGCCAAAGAGGCAAAGAAGCATGTAACAGTCATTATTAACGGTGACGGAGGAGATGAGCTTTTTGGAGGCTACAGAAGGTACGTTCCTTTTGCACACCCAATTTTTAGAAACGGTCTAGTAAAAGGTGCTTCTAAAGCCATGGCACCACTACTTCCCGCTCCAGCTTCTAAAATGAACCTGTACAACTATCTGTACCGCCTTGTAAAGTTAAGTAGCTTAAATAGCTATGAGCAGTATCTTAGTGCAAGTACGGATATGTTGTTTGATTATAAAAGCGCCTTTAATTTACAACCAGCGGAAATGTTCGAGCAGCAGGTTGAAAGCAATTTCAAGAGGAACATCTCTGGGCTAAATAAGATCATGCTCACTGATTTCCAGAGTATTTTGCCGTATATTCTATTGAAGAAGATAGATATTAGTTCCATGCAAAGTTCGCTGGAAGGCAGGTCTCCTTTTTTATCTAAAGAGATTATGGAATTTGCTCCTAGTCTGCCAGACAACCTGAAGGTAAGGGGTGGTACAACGAAGTACCTGTTGCGAAGACTGGCCACACGCTACCTCCCAAACGGAAATGAAAAACTTCCAAAGAAAGGATTCGAAGTGCCTATCATAAACATGATAGAAAACGATTTGCAGCCCATTTTACGAGATTACCTTAGCAGCAGCGATTGTATTTACAAAGAAGTACTGGATCCAATACTAGTTATGAAGCTGCTTGAAGATAAAGTTACTATGTCAAGAGATAAGAGAGCAAAGATTCTTTTTAGCCTTTTAACATTGGAAATTTGGAATAAGAACCAGAAGAAGTAA
- a CDS encoding sugar transferase → MKWLYRNFFKRAFDFVLSVAAFIVLLPVFLVVTLLLAIANDGKPFFLQPRPGKHGKIFRVIKYKTMNDQKDAQGNLLPDEVRLTPVGKFVRKTSLDEVPQLLNVIIGDMSLIGPRPLLVEYLPLYNAEQNRRHEVRPGITGWAQVNGRNAISWNAKFAYDVWYVDHISFLLDLKIIFMTIKKIFISEGISAEGVATMPKFQGNER, encoded by the coding sequence ATGAAGTGGCTGTATCGTAATTTCTTTAAGCGCGCATTTGATTTCGTACTTAGCGTGGCGGCTTTTATCGTGCTGTTGCCTGTTTTCCTGGTAGTGACGTTGCTGTTGGCCATAGCCAATGATGGAAAGCCTTTCTTTTTGCAGCCACGACCGGGCAAGCATGGGAAGATTTTTCGCGTTATCAAGTATAAAACAATGAACGACCAGAAAGACGCGCAGGGTAACTTGCTGCCTGATGAGGTGCGCCTGACGCCGGTGGGAAAGTTTGTGCGGAAGACTTCGCTAGACGAGGTGCCCCAGTTGCTGAATGTGATCATAGGGGATATGTCGTTAATTGGTCCGCGGCCATTGTTGGTGGAGTACCTGCCGCTCTATAATGCCGAGCAAAACAGGCGACATGAGGTGAGGCCGGGTATAACAGGATGGGCACAGGTAAATGGCCGCAATGCCATCAGTTGGAATGCCAAATTTGCCTATGATGTGTGGTACGTAGATCACATTTCTTTCCTGCTGGATTTGAAGATTATCTTCATGACAATCAAGAAGATATTTATTTCAGAAGGAATAAGTGCAGAAGGAGTGGCCACGATGCCAAAGTTTCAGGGGAATGAGCGGTAA
- a CDS encoding glycosyltransferase family 4 protein — MSRLKILIVIDSLGSGGAEKSTQVLCEFLVHEKVPFEIICLDKRDIGVQQDMISKGYTIHFINTLQFVNQVNFIADHIKGSNFTVVHSVLFRSNIRVRLCKLKVKFTHLESLVNTTYASHRFLDPRVNKLGLHYYKMIDKLTAKQYVDHFHSITRAVKQHYIQQLNLPSDQITVIYRGRNAEQKAEKVAMAEFGFEESDFVIVNTGRHEFQKGQIQLIKAMNTLLARGYKNIKLLVLGRDGSCTAAMKAFIEQNNLESTVCLAGYRHNVPEILSSCDIFAFSSYYEGLGGAVIEAQAAGLPVVCNDIDVLREVVVEGKNAAFFDSDNVDSIVEKILLFYNSPELCQTYAKGSRENFEANFNLDSVHHQMLELYKNLSAQLH; from the coding sequence ATGAGTAGATTAAAAATTTTGATAGTCATTGATTCACTAGGTTCTGGAGGTGCGGAAAAATCAACCCAGGTACTATGTGAATTTTTAGTCCACGAGAAGGTCCCATTCGAGATTATTTGTTTAGATAAAAGAGATATTGGTGTACAGCAGGATATGATTTCTAAAGGGTATACTATTCATTTTATAAATACTCTTCAGTTCGTCAATCAAGTTAATTTTATAGCTGATCATATAAAGGGCTCAAATTTTACAGTTGTTCATTCAGTTCTTTTTCGGTCTAATATAAGAGTTAGGCTATGCAAGTTGAAGGTGAAATTTACACATTTAGAAAGTTTAGTAAACACTACATATGCCAGTCACAGATTTTTAGATCCAAGAGTTAACAAGTTAGGATTACATTATTACAAGATGATTGATAAGCTGACAGCTAAGCAGTATGTAGATCATTTTCATAGCATCACACGAGCAGTAAAACAGCATTATATACAGCAGTTAAACCTGCCATCTGACCAAATAACTGTTATCTATAGGGGAAGAAATGCAGAGCAAAAAGCTGAGAAGGTGGCAATGGCTGAGTTTGGATTTGAGGAGTCTGACTTTGTGATCGTTAATACAGGCAGGCACGAGTTCCAAAAAGGACAGATACAATTAATAAAGGCTATGAACACCCTTCTGGCGAGGGGGTATAAGAATATAAAGCTACTAGTATTAGGAAGAGATGGTAGCTGTACAGCAGCAATGAAAGCTTTTATTGAGCAAAATAATTTAGAATCTACCGTATGCCTTGCAGGATATCGACATAATGTACCTGAAATACTAAGTAGCTGTGACATATTCGCTTTTTCATCCTATTATGAAGGCTTAGGTGGAGCTGTAATTGAAGCACAAGCTGCAGGTCTTCCTGTTGTTTGCAACGATATTGATGTACTTCGGGAAGTAGTAGTTGAAGGAAAAAATGCTGCGTTTTTTGATTCAGATAATGTAGATTCTATTGTTGAGAAGATCTTGCTCTTCTATAATTCTCCTGAGTTGTGCCAAACTTATGCAAAAGGAAGTCGTGAAAATTTTGAAGCTAATTTCAATTTAGATTCAGTTCATCATCAAATGCTGGAGCTCTACAAGAACCTAAGTGCACAGTTGCATTAG
- a CDS encoding glycosyltransferase family 4 protein, with translation MIKLFRITTVPLSLQKLISGQLPFMRSRGFEPLMLSADGPEAEAAKREQKSPLVVVPMTRKVTPVQDLKSLWAFYKLCKKHKPQIIHSHTPKAGIVGMLGGKLAGVPIRLHTVAGLPLMEATGTTRRVLELVEKITYACATKVYPNSINLKEFILESGFCGSDKVKVIGNGSSNGINTGFFSIDALEYEKLLVLRQELNLQPEDFVFVFVGRLVKDKGVKELIAAFKALQVKHSHLKLLLVGPLEQDLDPLPEETLQEIAQNSAILSVGYQNDVRPYLAISQALAFPSYREGFPNVPMQAGCFNLPSVVTDINGCNEIIADGENGLIIPPKNTVKLQKAMERLVEDKQLYAHLKSNARKMIVARYDQQHFWELLYQEYQEQLEKHEVAVS, from the coding sequence ATGATTAAACTCTTCCGTATTACCACCGTGCCGCTTTCCTTGCAAAAGCTCATTTCGGGGCAGCTGCCCTTCATGCGCTCGAGGGGCTTTGAGCCACTAATGCTCTCGGCAGATGGACCCGAGGCGGAGGCAGCCAAAAGGGAACAGAAGAGCCCGCTGGTAGTGGTGCCCATGACGCGGAAAGTTACCCCGGTACAGGACCTGAAGTCGCTTTGGGCCTTTTACAAACTGTGCAAGAAACACAAGCCGCAAATTATTCATTCACATACACCAAAGGCGGGCATTGTAGGTATGTTAGGCGGAAAGTTGGCCGGTGTGCCAATAAGACTACATACGGTGGCTGGGCTTCCATTGATGGAGGCAACCGGAACGACGCGCCGTGTGCTGGAACTGGTAGAGAAAATTACCTATGCCTGTGCCACTAAAGTATATCCTAACTCCATCAATCTGAAGGAATTCATACTGGAAAGTGGCTTCTGTGGCTCTGACAAGGTTAAAGTAATTGGCAATGGCAGCAGTAATGGTATCAACACTGGCTTCTTCAGCATAGATGCGCTGGAATATGAAAAGCTGCTGGTATTACGGCAGGAGCTAAATTTACAACCGGAAGATTTTGTTTTTGTCTTTGTTGGACGACTGGTGAAAGATAAGGGCGTGAAGGAGTTAATCGCAGCTTTTAAAGCCTTGCAGGTAAAGCATTCTCATCTTAAGCTTCTACTAGTAGGACCTCTGGAGCAGGACCTGGATCCGCTGCCGGAGGAGACGCTGCAGGAAATTGCCCAGAATTCTGCCATTCTTTCAGTTGGCTACCAAAATGACGTGCGGCCTTACCTTGCCATAAGTCAGGCATTGGCTTTTCCGTCTTACCGAGAAGGTTTTCCGAATGTGCCGATGCAGGCGGGTTGTTTTAATCTGCCTAGTGTTGTTACAGACATCAATGGCTGCAACGAGATTATTGCAGATGGCGAAAATGGCTTGATTATACCTCCCAAGAACACAGTAAAGCTACAGAAGGCGATGGAGCGGCTGGTGGAGGACAAGCAACTGTATGCACATCTTAAATCAAACGCTCGAAAAATGATTGTGGCGCGTTATGACCAGCAACATTTTTGGGAGCTGTTGTATCAGGAATATCAGGAACAATTGGAAAAGCATGAAGTGGCTGTATCGTAA
- a CDS encoding glycosyltransferase has product MKILQLIQKPQPRGAETFAAQLSDNLEQQGHSSKLFALFDSGDANKFNRSYVPVKANASTRLWDKKGWRSLANIITEENPDVIQANAGDTLKYAVFSKLLYRWRQPIVFRNASTLSSYLRNPLQKFYTGFLLSQVDAIASVSEHSKQDLVRLFPKLVERIITIPIGLEEKAATSNPFPAWPNGCVNLVHVGGFSFEKNHKGLLRIFKKIVTVIPSTHLWLVGDGPLKSEIEALVKDLGLKDKVTFTGFVQNPLDYTAHGDALLLPSIIEGLPGVILEAMLYETPVVATKVGGVGEVVISDETGWLVDKGDEAGFADAVSSLLENSQNTGRIVSNASSRVKERYMNQDIARLFINLYHKLL; this is encoded by the coding sequence ATGAAGATACTGCAGTTAATACAAAAACCTCAACCAAGAGGAGCTGAAACGTTTGCCGCGCAATTATCCGACAATCTGGAACAACAAGGGCATTCATCAAAATTATTTGCATTGTTTGACAGTGGTGATGCCAACAAGTTCAATAGGAGCTATGTTCCTGTTAAAGCAAACGCTAGTACCCGATTGTGGGATAAAAAAGGATGGCGTTCTTTAGCTAATATTATAACGGAGGAAAATCCTGATGTTATTCAGGCAAATGCTGGTGATACATTAAAATATGCCGTTTTTTCAAAGTTACTATATAGATGGCGCCAACCCATTGTCTTTCGTAATGCGAGTACCTTAAGTTCTTATTTAAGAAACCCGCTCCAGAAATTTTATACGGGATTTTTATTGAGTCAAGTAGACGCTATCGCGTCTGTAAGTGAACATTCCAAGCAAGACCTTGTTAGGCTGTTTCCAAAGCTAGTAGAAAGGATTATCACCATTCCAATAGGACTAGAAGAAAAAGCCGCAACAAGTAATCCATTTCCAGCTTGGCCGAATGGTTGTGTAAACTTAGTACATGTAGGTGGGTTCTCCTTTGAAAAAAACCACAAAGGACTTCTTCGGATTTTTAAGAAAATCGTCACAGTAATACCGAGCACACACCTGTGGCTAGTTGGAGACGGACCATTGAAGTCGGAAATTGAAGCATTGGTTAAAGATTTAGGTCTTAAAGATAAAGTTACATTTACTGGGTTTGTTCAAAACCCATTAGACTATACTGCCCACGGAGATGCTTTATTACTGCCTAGCATTATAGAAGGGTTACCTGGCGTTATTCTGGAAGCAATGCTGTATGAAACTCCAGTTGTAGCAACCAAAGTAGGAGGGGTTGGGGAGGTAGTAATTAGCGACGAAACAGGATGGTTAGTTGATAAAGGAGATGAGGCAGGATTTGCTGATGCAGTTAGTAGTCTTTTAGAGAACAGCCAAAATACTGGTCGTATAGTTTCGAATGCTTCCTCACGCGTTAAAGAGCGCTATATGAATCAGGATATTGCACGACTATTTATAAATCTATATCACAAATTATTATAG
- a CDS encoding glycosyltransferase has protein sequence MLEKVKILHIIKSLGRGGAEMLLPETLKYHDKHKFEFHYIFFLPWKNQMVEAIEIHSGKVTCLEASNNIQIFQKVPALIQYIRQHRIQLIHCHLPWAGIAGRIAAKAANVPVVYTEHNNFSRYHSLTKIASRLTMQLNQLIIPVSGDAEQALRKFVSDAKLKLILNGVDTVAFTRNNEKQDLRRELNIPEEHIVVTTAAVFREQKRLDNFIKIAKGVSAKFKNVSFVLVGDGPEKEKILELSKPLLTVGNIYFAGLQQNVKPYFNITDIYLMTSDFEGLPIALLEAMSMGCAVVATSVGGIPEVIENGVSGLLSQAGDVDSLEKDVTLLIENKDMRVDLAIKARERIVQHFSMKKMVQELEDVYRQYAKDRV, from the coding sequence ATGTTGGAAAAGGTAAAAATTCTTCACATTATAAAGTCTCTAGGTAGAGGAGGTGCAGAAATGTTGCTACCAGAAACACTTAAATACCACGATAAACATAAATTTGAATTTCATTATATCTTTTTCCTCCCCTGGAAGAACCAAATGGTGGAAGCCATTGAAATACACAGTGGTAAAGTGACCTGCTTAGAAGCCTCCAATAATATACAGATATTTCAGAAAGTTCCTGCGCTGATTCAATACATACGGCAGCACCGCATACAATTAATTCATTGTCATTTGCCTTGGGCAGGAATTGCTGGCAGGATAGCTGCTAAAGCGGCTAATGTACCTGTTGTGTATACTGAACATAACAATTTCTCGCGTTACCACAGCCTTACCAAGATTGCCAGTAGGCTTACCATGCAGCTTAACCAGCTGATCATTCCGGTTTCCGGAGATGCTGAGCAGGCTTTAAGGAAGTTTGTTAGCGACGCTAAGCTAAAACTGATTCTGAATGGTGTGGATACAGTTGCTTTTACGCGTAATAACGAAAAGCAGGACCTGCGCCGGGAGCTAAACATTCCGGAAGAACACATCGTGGTGACCACAGCAGCTGTATTTCGGGAACAAAAGAGACTGGATAATTTTATCAAGATAGCAAAGGGCGTTTCAGCCAAATTTAAGAATGTTAGCTTTGTTTTAGTAGGTGACGGGCCTGAGAAAGAGAAGATACTTGAACTTTCTAAACCCTTGCTCACAGTAGGTAACATATATTTTGCAGGCTTGCAGCAGAATGTAAAACCTTACTTTAACATAACAGATATCTACCTGATGACCTCTGACTTTGAGGGACTACCTATTGCCTTGCTGGAAGCCATGAGTATGGGGTGTGCCGTGGTAGCAACAAGTGTGGGTGGGATTCCGGAAGTGATAGAAAATGGAGTGTCGGGGTTGCTAAGTCAGGCTGGTGATGTGGATAGCCTGGAAAAAGATGTAACTTTGTTGATTGAAAACAAAGATATGCGCGTTGACCTTGCTATTAAAGCTCGGGAAAGAATTGTGCAGCATTTTAGCATGAAAAAAATGGTGCAGGAGTTGGAAGACGTGTACAGGCAATATGCAAAGGATAGAGTATAA
- a CDS encoding glycosyltransferase, with translation MEKIGVAIVTFNRLDFLQICLDKISKQTYKNYDIVVVDNNSTDGTKEFLLSHDFPQVHLPENTGPAGGFHEAIKFYLEKDGYDYLWLMDDDVFPANDCLEQLVNAAEENKLVYPYIRNKACQTLWFPGWSGFLLPVKIAHQAGLPNRDLFFWSEDTEYIQHRIGDKLDCKIKWVPKAKVVHFTSKSSKKKAWLYYYQVRNMLYVLLYVKDFTAFRMYKLIKNWSKLLGAIIIKENNKAEKLEWFLRGTVHGVTKKLGKTIDPHVGKGKNSSHYKVSR, from the coding sequence ATGGAGAAAATCGGAGTAGCAATTGTGACTTTTAACAGACTTGATTTTTTGCAGATTTGTTTAGATAAGATATCGAAGCAAACATACAAAAATTATGATATTGTAGTTGTTGATAATAATTCAACCGATGGAACAAAAGAGTTTCTACTTTCACATGATTTTCCTCAAGTTCACTTACCAGAAAATACTGGTCCAGCTGGAGGGTTTCATGAAGCGATCAAATTTTATCTTGAAAAAGATGGATATGATTATTTGTGGTTGATGGATGATGATGTTTTCCCTGCGAATGATTGTTTAGAGCAATTAGTTAATGCTGCGGAAGAAAATAAGCTAGTATACCCTTATATTAGGAATAAAGCCTGTCAGACACTGTGGTTTCCGGGCTGGTCAGGATTTCTGCTACCTGTTAAAATTGCTCATCAAGCAGGATTACCTAATAGAGATCTGTTTTTTTGGAGTGAAGATACGGAATACATACAGCATCGGATAGGTGATAAGTTAGATTGTAAAATTAAATGGGTTCCTAAAGCGAAAGTGGTCCACTTCACATCTAAATCTAGCAAGAAAAAGGCTTGGCTTTATTATTATCAAGTTAGGAACATGCTTTATGTGCTATTATATGTCAAGGACTTCACAGCCTTTAGAATGTACAAATTAATTAAGAACTGGTCAAAGCTACTTGGAGCAATCATTATCAAAGAAAATAATAAAGCTGAAAAACTAGAATGGTTTCTTCGAGGAACTGTTCATGGAGTAACCAAAAAATTAGGAAAAACCATTGATCCTCATGTTGGAAAAGGTAAAAATTCTTCACATTATAAAGTCTCTAGGTAG
- a CDS encoding GNAT family N-acetyltransferase gives MQRIEYNIRVAIEEDIPAILELFELSLGTEGGAPVASFWRWKHIDNPFGASPVLLAFDEDKLIGLRAFMRWQWAYKEHVLPAFRAVDTATHPDYRGKGIFSKLTKALIEELKRTESSCFIYNTPNSQSKPGYLKMGWSVLGKPAVMGSVAFAFSANAEQKFIAFQNELQQVDFLTLPFKPATSNGQVHTNHSLLYYKWRYQSIPEIPYGSFIYKYSGKTLMLFFHLKNRGKFHELRICDELWSDGLPEKKVALQAYHKLAGKLGTPVISFIPGQELSVWQQLAYRAFSLKKYAPEITVREVNNAELIASVQNIDNWSFNLGDLELF, from the coding sequence ATGCAAAGGATAGAGTATAATATACGAGTAGCAATAGAGGAGGATATTCCGGCTATACTTGAGCTTTTTGAACTTTCATTGGGTACTGAGGGGGGAGCGCCTGTTGCCTCTTTCTGGAGGTGGAAGCATATAGATAATCCATTTGGTGCATCTCCTGTTCTGTTAGCTTTTGATGAGGATAAACTCATTGGCTTACGCGCATTTATGCGATGGCAATGGGCATACAAAGAGCATGTACTTCCAGCCTTCAGAGCGGTTGATACCGCGACACACCCTGATTATCGCGGCAAGGGAATCTTCTCCAAGCTCACAAAAGCATTGATTGAAGAGCTAAAACGTACAGAATCTTCCTGTTTCATTTACAACACACCCAATAGTCAGTCTAAACCCGGCTACCTGAAAATGGGCTGGAGTGTTTTAGGAAAGCCTGCCGTAATGGGCAGTGTGGCATTTGCTTTTAGTGCTAACGCTGAGCAAAAGTTTATCGCTTTTCAGAATGAGCTACAACAGGTAGACTTTCTGACATTGCCATTTAAACCTGCCACTTCGAATGGACAGGTTCATACAAATCACTCGCTTCTGTATTACAAGTGGCGTTACCAAAGTATCCCGGAAATTCCTTATGGATCTTTTATCTATAAGTACAGCGGAAAAACACTTATGCTCTTCTTCCACCTGAAAAATAGAGGTAAGTTTCATGAGTTACGGATATGTGATGAACTCTGGTCTGATGGTTTGCCAGAGAAAAAGGTAGCCTTGCAGGCGTATCACAAACTTGCAGGTAAGTTAGGGACTCCTGTCATCAGCTTTATTCCGGGGCAGGAGCTGAGCGTATGGCAGCAGTTAGCCTATAGAGCTTTCTCCTTAAAAAAGTATGCTCCCGAAATCACGGTGCGAGAAGTTAATAATGCAGAGCTTATAGCTTCTGTTCAAAACATAGATAATTGGTCATTCAACCTGGGCGACCTGGAGCTATTTTAA
- a CDS encoding polysaccharide deacetylase family protein, which produces MIQNIPVFNISLDFELYWGVFDKVPLEEKQQYFSNTRNVIPQLLELFAQEEVHVTWATVGMLFAQDWEEWQELAPLEKPTYINRRLSAYSQKALHGQQELQPFFFAPELVKQVAEAPHQELATHTFCHYYCKEEGQTIVQFRSDLQAAKQIAARLNAPMRSLVFPRNQYNEEYLKVCLEEGITSVRSNPKDWFWKDTVQDKLLNKIFRTGDGYFSLGQRTSFPLSSLSREKGMPLSIPASRFLRPVGNKPFLNELRLKRILKEMTEAAKRKECYHLWWHPHNFGDFPEQSMADLKVIINHYKKLQEQYGMVSMTMQEIQEYVEVGELAL; this is translated from the coding sequence ATGATACAAAATATTCCCGTATTTAACATTTCCCTGGACTTTGAGCTGTACTGGGGAGTATTTGATAAAGTACCGCTAGAGGAGAAGCAGCAATACTTTAGCAACACCCGGAATGTCATACCACAACTGCTGGAGCTATTTGCACAGGAAGAGGTGCATGTTACGTGGGCAACGGTGGGAATGCTTTTTGCGCAGGATTGGGAGGAGTGGCAGGAACTGGCGCCACTAGAAAAGCCAACTTACATAAACCGTCGTCTTTCCGCCTACAGTCAGAAAGCACTTCATGGGCAGCAGGAGTTACAGCCTTTCTTTTTTGCTCCGGAGCTTGTAAAACAAGTGGCAGAAGCTCCTCACCAGGAGCTGGCAACCCATACCTTCTGCCATTACTACTGCAAAGAGGAAGGGCAGACGATTGTTCAATTCCGCAGCGATCTACAAGCTGCAAAGCAGATTGCTGCGCGTTTAAATGCTCCGATGCGTTCACTAGTTTTTCCGCGTAACCAGTATAATGAAGAGTATCTTAAGGTTTGTTTGGAGGAAGGTATAACCAGCGTGCGTTCTAATCCCAAAGACTGGTTCTGGAAGGATACAGTGCAAGACAAATTGCTGAACAAAATCTTCCGAACAGGGGATGGGTATTTCTCATTAGGCCAGCGAACATCTTTTCCGCTTTCTTCCCTATCCAGAGAAAAGGGTATGCCGTTGTCCATACCTGCCAGCCGATTTCTAAGGCCAGTTGGAAATAAGCCATTCTTAAATGAGCTTCGGCTAAAGCGCATCCTGAAGGAGATGACGGAAGCTGCCAAGCGAAAGGAATGCTATCATTTGTGGTGGCACCCACATAACTTTGGGGATTTCCCGGAGCAGAGTATGGCTGACCTAAAGGTGATCATCAATCATTATAAGAAGCTGCAGGAGCAGTATGGAATGGTGAGTATGACGATGCAGGAGATTCAGGAATATGTGGAGGTGGGGGAGCTGGCATTGTAG